ATAGCCACTGGGATAGTTCAGCAGCTGCCTAAGGGCCGTGGTTAggctaggggtggtaatggtttAGGTCAGGGGCAGAGAGCACTGGGCAGATGTGCTGGATAGGCTGAGGTAAGAGAATTGACCCTAGTTTATGCTGCTCGTCACCGAAAGGATAGAGATGCTCCAGACGTTATCACGGTTACGTTTCTTATTTTTGATGTGCCTTACACTGCgttgatagatataggatctacGCATTCCTATGTTGCCTATTCTGTTTCCAAAAGCCTAGGGATTCCGGTTGAGAGTACTTCTAGTGAGGTGACTGTGCTGAGCCCGCCGGGGCAATCTGTTAGAGTTAGCAAACTGTATAGGGATGTTCCTTTAGAGGTTCAAGGGACGGTATTTTTGGCTGATTTGATGGAGTTTCCGTTTGGCGAGTTCGATATGATATTGGGGATGGACTGGTTGGTCAAGCATCGTGTCAGTTTGGACTGCGTGACTAAGAGGGTTGTATTAAAAACTAAAGGGGGTAATGAAGTAGTTATGATTGGGGAACGTCGAAATTACTTGGCTAACGTGATCTCTGCACTGGTAGTTGAGAAACTGGTTCGCAAGGGATGTGAGGCTTATTTGGCCTACGTAAGTGTTTCCGCTTCTAGGGACTCTACTGTTA
This genomic stretch from Gossypium raimondii isolate GPD5lz chromosome 6, ASM2569854v1, whole genome shotgun sequence harbors:
- the LOC128041740 gene encoding uncharacterized protein LOC128041740, with amino-acid sequence MRPKKKVRYGGPVRVGALVAPTGITLCGHYGRRHPSKCWRMTGTCLRCGSTEHSVRECPLRADQAEVRELTLVYAARHRKDRDAPDVITVTFLIFDVPYTALIDIGSTHSYVAYSVSKSLGIPVESTSSEVTVLSPPGQSVRVSKLYRDVPLEVQGTVFLADLMEFPFGEFDMILGMDWLVKHRVSLDCVTKRVVLKTKGGNEVVMIGERRNYLANVISALVVEKLVRKGCEAYLAYVSVSASRDSTVKDIITVRDFPDVFPEELSSLPPNWEVKFGIELLPGTTTVSIAPYRMALKKLMELNAQI